TAAGAAAACACAGCGGTATAATCAATTTTCTGCAGCAATAAAGGTTAAAAAATGTCAGAAGGCTAATTATCTGGGAACTGCTTCAAAGCTAACCATTATTTCCCGTTCTATagaaatggataaaaaaaatcgACCCAACCCGCCAAAATAGTATTAATGAAAGTAAATAATTCATGATACGCGTATAAAGTCGGCAATAATTAGTTTAAGTGACGGAACTGAATGCTACGCCAGGGTTTCTGAGAAGAATGTTTTTTGATTGACGCTCGAATAGTTTGAACCAATCAGTTTGGTTTTGCTTTtatttggtttaacgtcacaccgacacaacaataggtcatatggcgacattccagcctTTTTATGGTTGagaaagaccctaggtgccctccgggcattatttcatcacgatcggGCACCTGAGCAGAACCGCCgtccttccgcaagccagctggattgcttcctcacatgaactcACAGCGGAGAGGCGCAAGTGAATTGAAGTAAAATACCTAAACCACTCGGCGGCTGAGGCCTCTTGAAACGATCAGAGAGAAGGTTTATAGCTTTAGTGTAACCAATGAAATTGAAAGTAGCTGAGTCCAATTTATTTCTGTTTAGCAAGTGTGGCAGTCAATGATGGTCGAATCTAACATTGTATTTCGTCAATATTCgatgtgttattatgttaaataaCATTTAGTTAATTTGTAATTTGCAAACATTAATACTTAGTTGAAATCCACGAGCAACCTTACTTAAATCGAATATTAAATAACGGTCCGGGAGAACTTTTCGTTAAATTATGATAACGTATTTTGAATGCATGTATTGATATCTATAACATATCATCTTACAAGTTCAACCAAAAATCGTGATCTGTTTCAATTACTTTTATGTATTTGGTTCTATAATGTAAATAGAAAATTCAAATTAACTATCATAAAGGTTTAATGAGTATGTGTTTACATTATAACCCTGTGACAGGCATCGATCAAGTGCATGTACCGCAAAGAGAGGATCTTTTGCTGTCCtaatattaacatttaaatgtgaaaaaaaaatatttattttatacaaatcaaGCACATGACATTAAATTTATCTTACTTGTCTAGAGATAATCTTTTAAGCGTTCTTATCTCTAATATATAAACAGATCAGTACAGAGCAAGAAATGAATCGAAGGCCGCTCATGCCCCGGACGGTAGAAAGAAGTTTTGTGCTGTTGATTAGAGAATTATCTGAACTGTTTAAATTATTGTGACATAAGAACTGAGTAAAATGATAAATTGATTTACAAATCTTTGCTCTATAAAAGGCATATAGCCTGACTTTTTTTCTGTTGTAAATGAACATTTCAGATAGCAACTTTTTGAACATCGATGATATCAGACTTGTCAATGGCACTGGACCATTTGGCGGGAGAGTTGAGATTAGTATCAATGGGATCTGGGGCACGGTCTGTGATGACTCATTTGATATGAATGATGCCGCCGTTATGTGCAGAATGATGAATCTCAAGTATGTAAAATTGTAGTCGTCTTGCCTATTTTATCATTGATTAATTTCTACATTTACATGCTATAGCCCCGATTTTACAAATGACattggaaaatattgaaaattttaacGGAAACTGATGTCATGTAGATTCATCCAAAAGTTATACATCTATCGGCATAAGGTAAATACAATGCCCTTTGTTCTAACTGTCCTTCTAGTGCCAAAACCAGaatgagagagagagaaaaaaaaaacgattcaccgacatttacaaaatactttgaaacttTGATGATTTTGAACACTTTCCTTTTTTTAATTACCGCTGAAGGTGCATTATCAAAATGAGGCTATGACTTTATGGAAATACATTTCGCATACGCATAAATTATTTGTAAGGCAAAACTAATGCACTTTTTCCTGTATTTAAGAGCATCGGCGTTTGTGACTGGAGCATGGTTCGGGCAAGGATTGGGTCCAATATTTGCTCAAGAGTTTGAGTGTAGGGGATACGAAACTCACCTGCGAGACTGCCCTTTCGTATCCAATGTTCAATGTACAAATGAAAGGGACGTTGGGATAATATGTTCTGgtatatactttttctttattatgtttgtttgttgttgaaaatatgtaAGCTTTTCTAGAGGTTAGCAcaccgtttttttttcttttgtacatGTAACTATTGTCAGTTAACCTAATTGACACAACTCAAATTGACTGCAAGCTAAAGAAACTTTCTGTTCATATCTTTCTTAATTTGAGTTATGGATCATTTAATACTTATTATCAATGAAGCGAACTgagattttgttttcaatgtcGACAATTCTATTATTGGTAGGGACCAGATTAGAAAAGAACAGATTATTTTAGCTGTGAAATATTATAACAGTAGATAAAAGAGAACGTTAACAGAACCACATAGTAAAAAACAGACTTAAGCAGCATAAGCTTAGGCAATAAATAAATTTGTGCATCCCTTTTTATACATGTCGAGGGCGATAAGGCATAAATCTTTTCGTAAAAAAGGACCAAATATATACCAGTACAGAAATACATTCCCTAAATAATACCATACCAAGAGAGTGATATGAACTgtaacagttataattataatgtaattttatattttaaaaacaaaccatATGAATAATTAGTCATAAATGCTGTAATGTAGTAAAGTGCTTACGTTTGACAGTGTTAGTTCTGTTTTGTtgaacgtcacaccgacacagaaATAGGTCATTTAAGCTATCTTTGATCAAAACTACCTTTCCggacattattttatcacgggcatGAACCTCAATAGAACCACTGACTCTCCTCAGTCAGCAAGATTATTCCCCAATATGAAAAACTCTACGCCCGAAGTAAGGTTCAGAAGCACATCGCagagggacaagtgatttaaagtcagctaccttaaccactcggccatggaggccctttGTTCGGATAAagttatttacaaaacaaatcgtaAAACACcatagaaaatgttttcttttcttattattattttgctaGAATCGCTGGCaatcttttaattttgaatcatGGTTTTGTACTTTgcatgtttatttgtttaaagaaatacaagttgttacatattttgtattaaaataaaacacgaaatgataaaaaatgtacCATTCTAAAATAGCTAAGTTAAACCCAAAGATTAAACGGACAACATAACAACAACACATTTCATCAAAAATCGTTTTCGAAAACAGTTTGTTCTATTTGTAGAATGCggaaaaattgaaataaacaatggTCATGCATCGTCCATATCTGCAAACGGAACTGAACTATCAGTTGTTTGTAACAACAATTTCAAGACCAATGTCACTACAAGCATTTGCGAGAATGAAGTATGGACAATGCCGTCAGTAACATGCGTTTATGGTTAGTATTAAAGCATCATATAATGCTTCAGTGTTTTAATTAGACaattaattacttaaataaaTTTCATCACGTTTTGCTTTTACTAAAATTTGTCCAAGAAATTCGAATTAATAGGTTTGGAATTGATAAGcaacagtaataaaaaagtatttgCTGGCTAAGGACCGTCAGAATTATCATTTCCTGGTCAGTCAGTAGCCTTTTTTCATTCCTAGACACACATGTACATAGCAATATCGATTAGATTATTTTCAAGTGCAAAAAGTAGCATGGCCACTACACTAGTTTGTATATCTAATTAATTATTTAACAATTACTTGACTCCAAAGATATAACCGACATTCGGTTAACCGATGGTATTGGGCTGTATGACGGAAGAATTGAATTATTAGTGAACGGTACTTGGGGAACAGTGTGCGCCACTTCATTTTCATGGCCGGAGGCAAGAGCAATTTGCAATATACTTTTTGGCACCACGTAAGTACTTAATTGATTTTAGTTGTAACGATGTCTGAACTTACttttaataaagtaattattgctatacaatataatataaactgTCTATATATTTAATCTATAAGTTAGAATATGTGGTAAAATGATTTCCACCTGCATATCTTCTGTCTACAAAATAGTGCGGCTTTTCTCGTATTTAAATTTCAACTATCAGATTAGAAAACAAAATCTGGCGAACGCGCTTATTATTCCGTGTCATTTTGAATCAAGAAGTTCGTTGTTCTTGTTGACAGAATCCTATTTAAGTTGATCTCAGGGATGTAGGAGTAGTGCAGCGTGACAATTTTTACTTCATCTCAGTTCACTTTTATTTTGCTAGGTTGTTCTAAGTTTAAAAGGATCTTCCTTTAGAGTCATTCTACTGACTTCTGTTTGATTTGTGATACCGGCGCAATTTACAAAAGTTATGATTAGATGTAGTTGAAAAACAACAATATCTGTAAATATTGCACACTCCAAACAAATGTAACATTTGTCAATTATAGCGCATATTGTTAACATCATTAATATAAGAAAGTGATGCGGATTGCTTTCAATAATAGAAAGTATtatagttctcaagttatggttCAGTAAATTGTTAttgatatctttaatatttttggtaAGTGCTTTTTTTCAATGTGCCGTGTGTAAAATTTGATATAACTAAATGCCTCATATTTTTTAAGAGGAAAATACTTAAACAAAAATGATCAAAGCATGATTATCACTATAACGGATTATATAATAAGCGAATTACGTGCGTAAAGAATCGAGctttaattatacatgtttatttaGAACTGATATgcctttaaaacattttcttctaCCCATTTAGCTGGTATCGAACATACCATTCGGCTAATCCGTCATACTACGGAGTAAAAACTGGTCCTATCTTTATTGACAATCTGGACTGCGATGGATCGGAgaatgatataaatgaatgttcTTATAGCCTTGATGTTTCATGCACGAGCCACTCAAGCGACGCTGTAGTAGCATGCAATGGTGTGTAACtcttttgatgaaatatttcttATAGTAAATGTTGAAGTTACTTGATGCATTTCTGAACCATAAGACACTCCTAAATTCAattaaaatgtgcacatttaCAGTATCTAGAGATGTTACCTTAACTTTCAGATTGCAtctgatattattttctgttagaaacttaataccggagtacctcaattatataatggtttaactttcatatttcatttttcatgctaaaatgcaatatttaatccgaaaaatttagtcctacttggaaaagtgaagccaacGACAGATAACTCTTTTATTATTTAGCTATGTGAACAAAGTACGCATAAATTCGGATGTTTTTCCACAAAATATAGTTTTCTTCAaaatctatgaataatcattaaaacaaaaaagttgtgcattatctttcattttcgaacgaaataattcaaagacaattATTTCTATTCATTTCTGCTGATAATTTACAGGTATTGTATGAttataggaaagaaaacattattcttgaaaaaaaattataaataggctataagaattttacgacatcgaatccctcaacattttacaagTTTCGTTTGcaaagaataatcaaggcctcaaaatgtacgagttaaaacagagcgatataaaaaagtatattctatctgatggttacaccaaaaccataccaaaaattgtaccgaaagaagttatttcactttttttttaacactcaccttgtgtttacaatgttcctaatttgcatattgaccgaagCGTGCAGAATCGCACTTACCTTGCGGAATCTGCCGTTAAAGAAACTCTTTTAATATAATGCAGATGTTCTTTAGTATgaataaaatggttgtgttaaTTAAAAAGAGgtgacaatcacctttctttagctaacGCATCAAAATAACGAAGCCGGTTTagctgtcaaaagttcccgtatttacttacggtgctatgttaaaatattgctagtgtAAGATAAGCAATATGggcttcagttttgcacttgatttgttgttgttgtcgttgtcgttgtcgttgaatacgtagccttaggtaccatctctactataGCGTTACCTTTACCTATGTATCTACGATGCATATTCTTTTCTGCATCTGTTAAGTATAACAATTTCACATGTCACAAAAATTGTgtcttattttcagttttacccTTAAATGTCACCGATACTCGCCTTGTAAATGGTACCGGACCATACGACGGTCGTGTCGAATTTTTTGTCGATGGCCACTGGGGAACGATATGCAACAGATACGTAGATATGTATGATGCTCAAGCCATTTGCAACACACACAATGCAAGGTAGTTATATTTTGTAGAATAGTAGAAGGTGTGTACATTTGGTACATAGCGGTTGTAAGGTAGCGGCATTTTGTTCAGAGAGAATAGTGTAGCGTTTTGActgaaataaatttctttatctTTCCGATAAGCATAAATATAAACTTTATCTTCAtacacttaaaaataaattcagtCAGATTGTACCCTCCTGTGCTAATAATTGTATAAGCATCAATAAACATTTTGATGTCTATATGTAACGCGTGAAATTGTAATAAAGCCAATATTCTAAACCGCATAAAAagtaggaaatattttttttctatattctgcTCATTTGTCTAATCTCTTTAAATATGCAGATATATGTTCGTTTCAGTTTAGCTACATACTTTGATACCGCATTATATGGAGAAGGTTCAGGACCAGTACTAATTGGTTATATATCATGTGGCTCTGGACGAGATCATGTAAATGAATGTTCATACTACTCACCGTTTCGTAGTAGTTGTCGTCACAATTACGATCTCTCTATAGCATGTACACGTAAgctttattgatatatttaatttacaacTCTTTGAAATTTGTAATTCACCTATGTATTCCTATATCATTTTGTTTAACTAATTTCTTTCAGTTTGTGCATAACATCGGCACGTGTCGGGTCGACGATATTACGATAggaattttatgttaatatctACGAAAGAGACTTAAAATCTCGGTTATGGAGACAAAAAACTTCATTGGAAGGTTCCCATTAAGGAATAAATTCCTTAAATAGGAACAGGAACTGTTGCTATttgtattattatacctcacataaatgtccgatgtaaaattcccattagtttaacttgaattaTATATCACATTCCTAGTAATTTTATAACTAATGcgcaaaatctttattttcaatttctgcgcaggtgatatgatccataatttcatatcacatgcgcaacagcgttattttgtttttctgcgcatgtgatattatttttttcatatctgtcgttgagagattgatactttcgcattgattaaaagacagTCGATAAAGTTTTGaacagacgaggcgcttatatgatcatactttaggattaaattacccttttctggtgctcttgcatgaTGTGCGAACCCGGCCGaagcaaaatatttcgaaaacaacttttcatccaATATTGAACCGAAACTACCAccatgagattggaaatgatTGAACTAAGAACATGAGTACTCACacagaaagttatcgccgtttttcgaatattactgattgacgcaatgttgaaacaTTAGAATAAATGTaagggtcagcgatatgtaaacgtctcgactaaatctatcaaaaaagtcttattacacagcgaAGTCGGCACAAACTATGAGTACttacaagtaaagactctttaattctgtcttcattatttggttactAATTCCCTTTTAAaggtaaataaattattatgttgattttccagtaaatgttttgacccttataatctttcgatataataaaatgaatattgcattcctgagacggtgatatgaaaaatgttcaccgcgagatatatgaataagccaaggtctatattcatatttctctCAGgaatgcagtatttatataatatgtagACACTCTCAAGAATAAATACTGTGCGTCAGACAAGCTGCAGTGTTGTCATCTGAAAATCAAGAATAAAGTATCTTCGCTGGGCCAGCTATTCTGCTTAACTGTGATCTTCGAGTCTCTGTCTCTCTGTGtgtctctctctctgtctctgtgTGTGTCTATTTCTCTGTTCTCTCTCTGCGTTTGGTCTCAAACTCCGGAGCTCCGGATCCGGAGGCGAACGGTCTGCCAATGAGCTACCATGGCACACAATTACACTTTCAGTAatgtcattttgtttaaaagtagaGCGTCCGCCACCGGTGCAGAAGATCGCTGATTCGAATGGTACTAGTGCCTCTCTTAATACACTAAGTTATATGCGGATGGAACAGGCTCTTCTCTCAATATGGTAATCTCGACTGAATAAGATCTGGAGACTGATGTCTATTTGAGTCAGTTAGTGTAAAaatagtggtttttttttttatcagatataGGATCTGTTATACTGTTTTCGTACTGATTTATTATCGATAGTTATTTCGGGTAAAATCAAGCaattataataacataaaattgCGTTTGAACGAACTTTATAaagtttaaaacctttaaatgtaATAGTTGCTACAAAATTATATTGACAACGGTCCGCATACTAGATTTTGATACGAAATTTAGCTTAATAAGTTGTGTTATAATACAGAATTTTATAATTTACAAGCACTTAGAAGATTTTGACGAAGAAagcctttttctttctttctatacCTCATTGCGCTGATTATGACATTTCTTGATTAAATAGAAACTATTTTTCGTAAAGTTTTAAAGACTGAATGCACATTTTAAAcacgaaaataaataaatatcaatgtACTCATTTAACATGTTTCAGCTTGTGGATTACCAGACATATACAATGGAGCACCGTTCTCGTTTAATAACACTGAGCTGACTGTAAAATGCTATACAGGATTTTTTCCTTATTATATCAAAATGACGTGTTTGAGCAATGGTTCATGGGCTGAGGATGGAAGATGCACTTCGTATGACGGTATAATCCATGTCTCTTTGAATACACAATGTGTCTTTATatcttgaaaataaataaaaaaaaaaacaatcaacgCTAATCACGAACGCATTCTCTCCCTTTGAACTGTGGACGATTTTCATTGAACTTGCCATATGTAATTGATAACGTCCTACTTTTAGAATGATGAATGCAATGTTCCTTTTTATTAATAGTTATTTGTTAATATCATCAGTCATTAATTGTTATAGAATAAGTTACATTTTCATGCCAACACAAATACCCGCACTATAGGTTTGTTACAGAAGTAATACCGCAATAGTTGTCTGACGTTGCGTGAATCCTGCGTGTAACGTGCACCCCGTATGCGTGTTACGTTCGCTTTGCATGTGCACAGCATATGCTCCATATGCTGTTGCTTGCAATGTAACGTTAAGTACCAAGCGTGAAATGAACCGGGCAAGAAACAGATTCTGTCAATCTTTGACTTCTTAGTCTGACCTAAACCTTAGAGATAAGGGTCTTGGTCTTGTGCATGACCAGTCGTGTCATTacggtgaatatttatgccaagtcatTTTAAAATGCCTTCTGTAATGGCAgggttatggaccgaacacgaaatataacaactttaaACCATTGATCTCCaggtgtaaccttgaccttggagcaaggggtctgggtcttgagcatgacagttgtctcattatggtgtacatgtatgtgaatttatttaaaatccctttatgaatggcagagttacagcccggacaagaacttatacgtacgcacggacggacagtgcgttTTTATATGCAAACCTTCGGGGCATAACATATTCAGCTTTAAGACAATGCCATTGTTAAAAATTGATAGGATCGTTTATATATTGCCGCATATATCTCTATATATAAAATGTCAACTGAAATTAGATGTTGGTAATTTAGGATGCAAATA
This DNA window, taken from Mercenaria mercenaria strain notata chromosome 19, MADL_Memer_1, whole genome shotgun sequence, encodes the following:
- the LOC123541964 gene encoding deleted in malignant brain tumors 1 protein-like, which produces MILFGAVVWLLTVAESDSNFLNIDDIRLVNGTGPFGGRVEISINGIWGTVCDDSFDMNDAAVMCRMMNLKASAFVTGAWFGQGLGPIFAQEFECRGYETHLRDCPFVSNVQCTNERDVGIICSECGKIEINNGHASSISANGTELSVVCNNNFKTNVTTSICENEVWTMPSVTCVYDITDIRLTDGIGLYDGRIELLVNGTWGTVCATSFSWPEARAICNILFGTTWYRTYHSANPSYYGVKTGPIFIDNLDCDGSENDINECSYSLDVSCTSHSSDAVVACNVLPLNVTDTRLVNGTGPYDGRVEFFVDGHWGTICNRYVDMYDAQAICNTHNASLATYFDTALYGEGSGPVLIGYISCGSGRDHVNECSYYSPFRSSCRHNYDLSIACTPCGLPDIYNGAPFSFNNTELTVKCYTGFFPYYIKMTCLSNGSWAEDGRCTSYDDYPLNIHESRLISSYVPTEGRVELLVNDIWGTICDNNFDLQDATVICKMFGLQYSGHYVKARGFGRGTGPIYIDVLDCNGTETHINECSYNISNTCTHYDDVGVICSGINLN